The Chryseobacterium indologenes genomic sequence TCGTATCTCACGCCGGCTATAGCGGTTACAAAAGAATTTTCCGCCTTTTTACGTCAGAAAAAGATAATCTTCACGCAGATTATCGGACATCATGGTCTTGCCGTTATATCTGAAAACACTTTTGATAAAGTGATCCATATGAAATAATCAGATTTATAGTAATGCATTCGTGGAGTTATTTAAACATATAATAAAATAAAAACACCTATACCAAAGATATTTTTCACTTTAAAATTGTGTTAATTATGTATGTTAAAAAATATTTAAATCGTATTTTTATTTTAATATCTCCTTAAAATACTGGTAACAATGTCCCGCTAAATTTGCCTTCAAAAAAATGAAGAGAACTTTAGCTACTTTTGCCGTTTTTTTACTTCCTCTCTATTTTACTGCCCAGGAGATCAATATTTCGGGAAATGTAAAATCTGAAAACGGCTCAAGTGTTTCCGGTGTAAACATTACTGATAAAAATACCGGTAAGACAGCGACTACAGATGAGAATGGAAATTTCACTATTTCTGCTCATCCGAATGATATCCTTGAATTCATGTCTCCTGAATTTTCTGTTTACACTGTGGAGGTTTCTTCAAAAAGGCAGTATTCAGTTGTCTTAAAGAAAACGAATGAAAAGCAAATTGAAGGTGTGGTAATTACTGCTTTAGGGATTGCCAAAAAGAAAGAAAAAATCGGATATTCTACACAGGAAGTGGGAACCAAGCAATTTGAAACCATCACCACTCCGAGTATCGGAAACCTTTTCTCGGGACAGGTTGCAGGTCTGAATGTTTCCAATCCGACAGGAATGCAGCAGGCACCGCAGTTTACATTAAGAGGAAACTCAAATCTGGTATTTGTCATAGACGGTGTTATCGTAGAAAAAGAAGTTTTCCAAAACCTGGATCCGAACAATATTGAAAATATCAACGTACTGAAAGGAGCAACAGCCTCCGCATTATATGGCTCAAGAGGCCGATACGGAGCTATCCTGATCACAACTAAAAGTGCTAAAAAGAAAGGATTTTCTATAGAATTTTCTCAAAATACGATGATTACAGGAGGGTTTACCAACCTTCCGAAAACACAGACCGAATACGGAAACGGTTCCCATGGAAAATATGAATTCTGGGACGGAGCAGACGGTGGTGTGAATGACGGAGATATGATCTGGGGACCAAAATTTGTTCCTGGTCTGCAAATTGCCCAATGGAACAGCCCGATACGAGATAAAGTGACAGGGCAGACAATTCCCTGGTATGGTGCTGTCTCCGGAACGCAGTATAACGACAAATCAAGATACGAAAGGGTCCCTATTGACTGGAGATATCATGATAATTTAAAGACATTCATGAAGCCCGCAGTTATTAACAACAATAATTTTGCGGTCAGCTACAGAAATAATAAAGATGTCTACAGGTTATCAGGAAACTTCATGAATTATGATGACAGGGTTCCCAATTCATACTTACAGAAATATGGAGTCAATTTCTCTTCTGAAAACCATTTTGGTGAGAAATTTATATTTGATACCAAATTCAACTTTAATCAGACCTTTACACCAAATATTCCCAACTACGATTACAACCCAAGCGGACACATGTATACGATCCTGATATGGATGGGTGGTGATGTGAACGGAAAGGACCTTAAGAATCACATGTGGGTTCCGGGACAGGAGGGCAGACAACAGGCCAACTGGAACTATGCATGGTACAACAATCCATGGTTCGGCGCTGAATATTACAAAAACCAAAACAGAACCAATATCATCAATGCTCAGACTGGGCTTGAATATAAGGCCACTCAGGATCTTTCTGTAAAAGGGAAAATATCTATTGTGGAAAACCACAGCAAAACGGAAATATTAAGTCCTTATTCCTATTTCAATTACGATGCACCAAGAAGTGGTGGTTATATTCTGAAAGATAATAAAACATGGAATCTAAACTACGATGTTCTGGCTACTTATAAAAAGAAAATATCAGAAAACTTCGACTTTACGATCAATGCCGGTGGTTCTGCTTTCTATTACAAAAACAATAAGAATGAAAGATCTACTGACGGCTTAAAAGTTCCGGAACTCTACTCTTTTGACAATTCTATCGGAGCACTTAAAAATTATACATACCTGAAAGAAAAATTGATCTACAGTGCTTATTCGACAATCGATATTGGCTTGTACAATGCATTTTTCATCAACTTCTCAGGACGTAACGACTGGTCTTCCACACTTCCCAAGGCCAACAGGTCTTACTTCTACCCTTCTGCATCCATCAGTACTGTCATTTCTAATCTGGTAAAAATGCCGGAAGCTGTTAATTTGCTGAAGGTATCCGCGTCATGGGCAAAAGTGGCTTATGACTTCCAGCCATATTCCATCAGAAATTATTATCTGAACAATAAAGGAATTACTTTTAACGGTAATCCCACGTTTTATTATCCAACGATCCTTAATGTAGAAAACTCTTTAAAACCGGAGCAGACAAAATCTTATGAACTGGGGCTGAGTGCAGGTTTCCTGAACAACAGAATTACTCTGGATGCTACGTATTTCAGAACTTTAGATTATAACAACATTCTGCAATTTCCGAGTGCGGAATCATCCGGTTTTATCTCTCAATATGTAAACGGTAACGAGTATACGACAAAAGGATTTGAAATCTCTCTTGGTTTGGTTCCTGTAAAAACAACTGATTTTACGTGGAAAACATTGATCAACTGGAGTACATTTGAGCAAAAGCTGACTTCTATTTATAACAATATGCCGAACTACAACAACATCAAGTTGGGGGAAAGAATGGACAGCTATTATGATTATGAATGGCAAAAATCTCCGGACGGAAAAGTTATCCTGGATGCCAATACAGGAATGCCGACAAGAGCAAATACACAAACGAACTTAGGTCATTTTAATCCTGACTGGACATTTGGAATCAACAACTCATTCAAATACAGAAAATTAACCCTAAATATCGGAATCGACGGAAGTATTGGCGGGATCATGAGATCTCAGGTCGTTGAAAAAATGTGGTGGGGAGGAAAACATCCGAATTCCGTGGCCTACAGAGATCTTGAGTATGCTAATCCTGGAACGTATTATTTCGTGCCGGATGGGGTAAATTATAACGCCGCAACGGGGCAATATACCCAGCATACCAAGGCCATAAGCTTCCAGGACTGGGCACAGAACTATCCGTATCAGGCCAGAGTAACACAAAATGAAAGTGAAGAATTTGCAAATGTATTCGACAGAACTTTCATCAAATTAAGATCGGTAGTACTGGAATATGACTTCTCCTATTTATTGAATCCTAAAGGAATGGTGAAAAGCTTTACAGCCAATATTTCAGCCTACAACCTTGCGATGTGGAAAAAATCGAAAAACCTTTATTCTGACCCGGATTTCCAGATCAGATCAGGAAGAACGGGGGATACGACCAATGATATTCAGGATCCTTCCAGCAGATGGTTCGGAATCGGATTTAATCTTAAGTTTTAATTTAACAGTCGATATTACAATGAAAAATAATATATTCAACACAGAAGGACAGAAAGGCAAAAAAATAAAAAGACTCATCACAGCATTATTTACAGCAGGAGTGTTGGCATTGACTTCATGTGAATCCAACCTTGATAAAATCAATGAAAACCCTAACGATCAGGCTAGTATTGATCCTAAATATCTGCTGACTTATGTTTCAAAATATACATTCCAGGTAGATGCGGATAATATGTATGCTTCTAGAATGATGATCGGTACCGACGGGGAAAATAAGTACCAGTACATGAAGTGGAATGATGCTTCCTTTGAAGTGTATACCAGAGAACTTCTGAATACTGTAAAAATGATGCAGGAGGCCGAAAAAAGAAATAATAAAAACTATATAGCTATCGGTAAGTTGTTAAGAGCTTACCATTTCTTTACGATAAGTTTAAAAGTAGGGAGCGCTCCATATTCCGAAGCGGTAAAGGGAGAATCCGGCATTACACAAGCTAAGTACGACAGTCAGGAAGCCATTATGTCCGGAATTTTATCAGAATTGAAGGAAGCCAACGATCTTATCAATACCAACGATAAAATTGAAGGGGATATTATTTTCAACGGTGATGCTTCAAAATGGAAAAAACTGATCAATTCATTCCGCCTGAAAGTGTTGATTACTTTATCTAAAAAAACAAGTGTGGGAAATTATACCATTGCCACAGAATTTGCATCTATTGCCGGAAGCCAACCGTTAATGACTTCCATTTCAGACAACGGAGAACTTAAATTTGCCGATGCTGCCGACAGCAGGTACACGATGTTTAATAACAGCGGATACGGATCAAGTTTATATATGGCTGATTATTTCATCAACTTATTTAAAGACCGAAACGATCCTAGATTATTTACCTTTGCTGCCCAGACCACAGGAGCCAAGGAAGCCGGAAAAGCCATCACAGATTTCAGTGGCTACAACGGTGGGAATCCTACGTCATCTTATTCTGATAATGCGGCATTGATTACTGCTAAAAATATTTCTAAGGTAAATGACCGTTTCTACAAAGATCCTACGAATGAACCTTCTTCAATTTTAAGTTATCCGGAGCTTGAATTTATCCTTGCCGAAGCAGCTGCCAGAGGATGGATTTCAGGATCTGCAAAAACGCATTATGACAACGGAATTAAAGCAAGTTTCACATTTTATCAAACGTATGTTAAAAACCCGGGACAATATTTCACAGGATTTGATGTGAATCAATATCTGGCTACACCTTTGGTGGTATTTGATAATTCAGCACCATTACAGACTCAGCTGGAGAAAATTATGACTCAGAAATACATGACCATGTTCCACCAGTCACAATGGACTTCTTATTATGATTACCTGAGAACAGGTTATCCTAATTATCCTTTAAAATCGGGAGTTCCGGCACCTTTCAGATTCAGGTATCCGCAGTCGGAGTACAATTATAACAGTACAAATTTAAAAGCTGCACTTACCACTCAGTACGGAGGAAACGATAATATCAATTCTAAACCCTGGTGGATGCAGTAGAAAAATTAAAGAACAACAAAAAGGATTTTCGAAAAAAATCTGATTATTTTATTTAAAAACAAAGAAATCGCAGGAAAATCCTATTAACTTGCGGTTTCTTTCTTATTACGATTGCACATGAACAGAAGAGAATTTTTAGAAAAATCAAGTATTTTATTGGCCGGATTAGGAACTTCGAGCGTTCTGCACCCCGCTATTTTAAAAGCTTTGGCCATTGAACCGGTTGCCCGGTCGACTTTTTACGATGCAGAGCATGTTGTCATTCTGATGCAGGAGAACCGTTCCTTTGATCATGCTTTTGGTACGCTTAAAGGAGTCAGAGGCTTTTTGGATAAAAGAGCATTTGTAAAACAGGACGGCCATTCTGTTTTCTTTCAAAAAGACAATAGCGGTAAATACGCTTCTCCTGCCCGGCTGGATCTCAGAAATACTAAATCTACCTGGATGAGCTCGCTTCCCCACTCATGGGATAATCAACAGAAAGCTTTAAATAAAGGTAAATATGACCAATGGCTTCAGGCAAAAGCTTCCGGAAACAAAGATTATCAAAAAATTCCCCTTACACTGGGCTATTATAACCGTGAAGACCTTCCTTTTTATTATCAGCTGGCAGATGCTTTTACCATCTTTGATCAATATTTCTGCTCCTCACTGACAGGGACCACGCCGAACAGACTCTTTCATTGGTCCGGGACTTTAAGGGAACAGCAAAACGGAAAGGTAAGAGCCAATGTTTATAATGATAATATCGATTATGATAAAGCGCGTCAGGCAAAATGGAAAAGCTTTCCGGAAATCTTAGAAGAGCAGCAGGTATCATGGCGTATCTATCAGAATGAAATCAGTCTTCCGAAAGGAATGTCCGGAGAACAGGAAGCCTGGCTGAGCAACTTTACAGACAACCCTATTGAATGGTTCTCAAAATACAATGTCAAATTTTCAAAAGGATATTACCAGAATATTCCAAATATCATTACTTATCTGAAACAGGAAATCACCAAGAACCCCAACAGAAAAGATAAACTTGAAGCCATGATCTCCGAATTGCAGGAAGATCAGGTGAAATACCATCCGGATAATTATTCAAAACTATCCCAAACGGAGAAAAACCTCCACGAAAAAGCCTTTACCACCAATGTGAATGACCCCGACTACTGGAATCTTGAAATCGGAAAAGATGAAAATGGGGAAAGACTTGTCGTCCCGAAAAGTGATGTGCTTTTTCAGTTCAGAAAAGATGTGGAGGAGAAAAAACTTCCGTTGGTTTCCTGGCTGGTAGCTCCTGAACATTTTTCAGACCATCCCGGATCGCCGTGGTATGGAGCATGGTACATTTCTGAGGTATTAAACATTCTTACCAAAGATCCTGAAATGTGGAAAAAGACCATATTCATTATTAATTACGATGAAAATGACGGATATTTTGACCATGTCCTTCCATTTGCCCCTCCGATGAACCCGAGCCAACCCGTAGATATGAACGGAAGAGAAGGAGTTGAATATGTGGACCAATCTCAACAATACATGTCTGATCCTTCATTACAAAGCCATGAAAAAATTGAAGGGACAGTAGGCCTGGGCTACCGGGTACCTATGATTATTGCTTCTCCATGGACTAAAGGAGGTTTTGTAAATTCAGAAGTATCGGATCATACGTCAGTACTTCAGTTTCTGGAGAAATTTATCATGAAAAAATTCAAAAAGAATGTTCATGTAGACAATATCAGTGACTGGAGAAGAGCGATATGCGGGGATCTTACGTCGGCCTTTAATTCTCCTGATGTGAAAGTCCCCCAAATGGGTTATTTAAATCAGAAAGATTTTGCCAAAACCATTAATGCCGCGAAAAATAAACCGGTACCAGACCTGAAATGGTATTCGGAAAATGAGCTGAATCAACAGCTTCTCGACATCCAGGAGAGAGGAACAAAACCATCCAACCCTCTTCCTTATAACTTCCATGTGAATCTGGACAATGGTAAGATCAGAATGACCAACTTAAGAGATAATGGGGTTCCATTATTACTTTATGACAAAAATCGTCTGAATACAGATCATTATCATTTTTCTTATGCCCTATATGCCCAGCAGGAACTATCACATGATGTACAGTCCGGAGCATATGATTATGAGGTTTTCGGACCGAACGGGTTTTTCAGAAAATTTAAAGGAGATGCAACTCCCGACTGCGAAGTATTATTCATCAATAACCCTTCTAAAAACCAGATTGAGCTGGTCTTTAAAAATCATAAAAAAGCTGGTTTGGCCATCAATATAGAAGACCTGTACGAAAAAAATAAAAAGGAGGTGCCTCTAAAAAAAACAGAGGAGAAAATAATCTTAGATCTTACCAAAAATAAAGGCTGGTATGATTTGAAAGTAACCCTTGCAGGCCATATCTGGCACTTTGCCGGACGGATAGAAACCGGAAAAATCTCAGTATCCGATCCTCATTGGAATTAATTGAAATTATATAACTCAACAAAAGATCCTGTACAAAATGTACAGGATTTTCTTTTAAACAAAGGAAAACACACTTTATAATTCATCAATCATATTTAAATATAAACTGCTTATTTTTAACAATATAAAAAATATATGATATTTTTTTTACAGTATGTCGAATTTTGTTATATTCACTTAACTAATTCTCAGCATCATGAAAAAATTAAATTTAACGATTGCATTGTCATTATTCGCAGTTGCCGTATCCGGGAATCTGAGTGCACAGGATACCAACACGGATAACCACACGATCACGATTTCTGTTCCCGAAGTTGCATTGGTAGACATTGAACCTGCTGCTACAAAAAACCTTACTTTAGGATTTACAGCTCCAACTGAAGCCGGAAACCCTGTTGTAGCAAGTGCGGCCAATACTACGCTGTGGCTTAATTATTCTTCCATCAAATCTGTTGCAGACCCAACCCGTAATGTAACGGTAAAAATGAACGCCATTATCCCCGGAGTTGATATCCACGTTACTGCGGCGGCAGCTACAGGCTCAGGAGGTGGTACATTGGGAACATCTGCAGGGCTTTTAACATTAAGTGCTGCTGACCAGACCATCATCTCAGGGATTGGAAGTGCTTATACGGGAAACGGTGCCAATAACGGCCACAATCTTACCTATGCTCTTGCACCGGGTAGTGGCCCGGGAGGAGTTGCAGCCTATGCAGATTTACAGGCAACCGCAACTACCGTAGCTACTGTTACCTATACGATTTCAGATAACTAGAAGAAATTCACCATTAAAAACAAACCTGAAGAAATTGCCCCACAGTTTCTTCCGGGTTTTTATTACCATCTAATTAAACTTTACATGACTATGATAAAGCGTGTCCTTATTTTGATTTCCCTGATCTTGCAGTTTTGCTTTTTACATGCCGGTATTGTGGTCCTCAATGGTCTTACGCATTCTTACAAAGTAGAAAACGGAAAAGTTTATAAGGGCAAGATTGCGATAGAGAATACAAGTACTAATCCTCAGAATGTAAAAATATTTTTGCAGGATTTCAAGTATCA encodes the following:
- a CDS encoding SusC/RagA family TonB-linked outer membrane protein; protein product: MKRTLATFAVFLLPLYFTAQEINISGNVKSENGSSVSGVNITDKNTGKTATTDENGNFTISAHPNDILEFMSPEFSVYTVEVSSKRQYSVVLKKTNEKQIEGVVITALGIAKKKEKIGYSTQEVGTKQFETITTPSIGNLFSGQVAGLNVSNPTGMQQAPQFTLRGNSNLVFVIDGVIVEKEVFQNLDPNNIENINVLKGATASALYGSRGRYGAILITTKSAKKKGFSIEFSQNTMITGGFTNLPKTQTEYGNGSHGKYEFWDGADGGVNDGDMIWGPKFVPGLQIAQWNSPIRDKVTGQTIPWYGAVSGTQYNDKSRYERVPIDWRYHDNLKTFMKPAVINNNNFAVSYRNNKDVYRLSGNFMNYDDRVPNSYLQKYGVNFSSENHFGEKFIFDTKFNFNQTFTPNIPNYDYNPSGHMYTILIWMGGDVNGKDLKNHMWVPGQEGRQQANWNYAWYNNPWFGAEYYKNQNRTNIINAQTGLEYKATQDLSVKGKISIVENHSKTEILSPYSYFNYDAPRSGGYILKDNKTWNLNYDVLATYKKKISENFDFTINAGGSAFYYKNNKNERSTDGLKVPELYSFDNSIGALKNYTYLKEKLIYSAYSTIDIGLYNAFFINFSGRNDWSSTLPKANRSYFYPSASISTVISNLVKMPEAVNLLKVSASWAKVAYDFQPYSIRNYYLNNKGITFNGNPTFYYPTILNVENSLKPEQTKSYELGLSAGFLNNRITLDATYFRTLDYNNILQFPSAESSGFISQYVNGNEYTTKGFEISLGLVPVKTTDFTWKTLINWSTFEQKLTSIYNNMPNYNNIKLGERMDSYYDYEWQKSPDGKVILDANTGMPTRANTQTNLGHFNPDWTFGINNSFKYRKLTLNIGIDGSIGGIMRSQVVEKMWWGGKHPNSVAYRDLEYANPGTYYFVPDGVNYNAATGQYTQHTKAISFQDWAQNYPYQARVTQNESEEFANVFDRTFIKLRSVVLEYDFSYLLNPKGMVKSFTANISAYNLAMWKKSKNLYSDPDFQIRSGRTGDTTNDIQDPSSRWFGIGFNLKF
- a CDS encoding SusD/RagB family nutrient-binding outer membrane lipoprotein; this encodes MKNNIFNTEGQKGKKIKRLITALFTAGVLALTSCESNLDKINENPNDQASIDPKYLLTYVSKYTFQVDADNMYASRMMIGTDGENKYQYMKWNDASFEVYTRELLNTVKMMQEAEKRNNKNYIAIGKLLRAYHFFTISLKVGSAPYSEAVKGESGITQAKYDSQEAIMSGILSELKEANDLINTNDKIEGDIIFNGDASKWKKLINSFRLKVLITLSKKTSVGNYTIATEFASIAGSQPLMTSISDNGELKFADAADSRYTMFNNSGYGSSLYMADYFINLFKDRNDPRLFTFAAQTTGAKEAGKAITDFSGYNGGNPTSSYSDNAALITAKNISKVNDRFYKDPTNEPSSILSYPELEFILAEAAARGWISGSAKTHYDNGIKASFTFYQTYVKNPGQYFTGFDVNQYLATPLVVFDNSAPLQTQLEKIMTQKYMTMFHQSQWTSYYDYLRTGYPNYPLKSGVPAPFRFRYPQSEYNYNSTNLKAALTTQYGGNDNINSKPWWMQ
- a CDS encoding phospholipase C, phosphocholine-specific, encoding MNRREFLEKSSILLAGLGTSSVLHPAILKALAIEPVARSTFYDAEHVVILMQENRSFDHAFGTLKGVRGFLDKRAFVKQDGHSVFFQKDNSGKYASPARLDLRNTKSTWMSSLPHSWDNQQKALNKGKYDQWLQAKASGNKDYQKIPLTLGYYNREDLPFYYQLADAFTIFDQYFCSSLTGTTPNRLFHWSGTLREQQNGKVRANVYNDNIDYDKARQAKWKSFPEILEEQQVSWRIYQNEISLPKGMSGEQEAWLSNFTDNPIEWFSKYNVKFSKGYYQNIPNIITYLKQEITKNPNRKDKLEAMISELQEDQVKYHPDNYSKLSQTEKNLHEKAFTTNVNDPDYWNLEIGKDENGERLVVPKSDVLFQFRKDVEEKKLPLVSWLVAPEHFSDHPGSPWYGAWYISEVLNILTKDPEMWKKTIFIINYDENDGYFDHVLPFAPPMNPSQPVDMNGREGVEYVDQSQQYMSDPSLQSHEKIEGTVGLGYRVPMIIASPWTKGGFVNSEVSDHTSVLQFLEKFIMKKFKKNVHVDNISDWRRAICGDLTSAFNSPDVKVPQMGYLNQKDFAKTINAAKNKPVPDLKWYSENELNQQLLDIQERGTKPSNPLPYNFHVNLDNGKIRMTNLRDNGVPLLLYDKNRLNTDHYHFSYALYAQQELSHDVQSGAYDYEVFGPNGFFRKFKGDATPDCEVLFINNPSKNQIELVFKNHKKAGLAINIEDLYEKNKKEVPLKKTEEKIILDLTKNKGWYDLKVTLAGHIWHFAGRIETGKISVSDPHWN